Proteins co-encoded in one Zerene cesonia ecotype Mississippi chromosome 3, Zerene_cesonia_1.1, whole genome shotgun sequence genomic window:
- the LOC119837874 gene encoding uncharacterized protein LOC119837874: MLSKRIIVAMALLVAVICIAEGREEGPHSMAEALRVLQDLDRYYTQAARPRIDRRDVAAMDRVDPDLLDRAVRLLQLQKLDRIYSYHTRPRFGKRSETYSNWAKDLEKPDIPAWLAYARRR; this comes from the exons ATGCTGAGCAAGAGGATCATCGTAGCCATGGCTCTGTTGGTAGCTGTTATATGCATTGCTGAGGGACGTGAGGAGGGCCCCCATAGCATGGCTGAGGCCCTCCGTGTGCTGCAGGACTTGGATCGCTACTACACGCAGGCCGCTAGACCAAG GATTGACCGCCGCGACGTAGCGGCTATGGACCGTGTCGACCCAGACTTGTTAGATCGCGCTGTGCGGCTCCTTCAGCTGCAGAAACTTGACCGCATTTACTCCTACCACACGCGACCAAG gTTTGGTAAGCGCTCGGAGACATACTCAAACTGGGCTAAGGACCTCGAA AAACCGGACATACCAGCGTGGTTGGCGTACGCTCGGAGGAGATGA